Proteins encoded by one window of Salvia splendens isolate huo1 chromosome 5, SspV2, whole genome shotgun sequence:
- the LOC121805486 gene encoding ribonuclease 3-like protein 3 has protein sequence MTSLWESLFLPAKRLRIYGNILCNYLKSINGRKLDLSLVQVEAENKSLQNLKEVERIIGYRFNNRSLLYEAFTHQSYQQGCVSYERLEYIGDSVLNFLITKEQFSKYPDLAPGLLSPLRAANVDTEKLARVAVQRNFHRYIRFGAKIYTKRIQTFINALPKYPLHSHGLIHTPKVLADVVESTIGAVYVDSSYSIDTTWEVASDLIQPIITPRMLEKHPVKKLYEICQQHKLEVKLVDLWSRDGTYKVYVDGKLRGTVFVLSYGFHSWIFTAQGDDFIELFLRRFTIYWRTRLALTCHVSCLALDHRFCVTWSQRRFY, from the exons ATGACTTCGTTGTGGGAATCTCTATTTCTTCCTGCCAAGCGCCTCCGTATATACG GAaatattttatgtaattatCTGAAGAGCATCAATGGCAGGAAATTAGATCTATCACTGGTTCAAGTTGAAGCAGAAAATAAGTCACTACAGAATCTTAAAGAAGTTGAGAGAATAATAGGATATAGATTTAATAACCGTAGCTTACTATACGAAGCGTTTACACATCAATCCTACCAGCAGGGTTGCGTTTCATATGAAAGGCTCGAGTATATTGGTGACTCGGTGCTTAATTTTTTGATAACAAAGGAACAGTTTTCCAAGTACCCGGATCTAGCACCGGGGTTGTTGTCCCCACTTCGAGCTGCCAATGTTGATACGGAGAAGCTTGCACGGGTGGCTGTCCAGCGTAACTTTCACAGATACATCCGTTTTGGCGCTAAAATCTACACCAAAAGG ATTCAGACATTTATCAATGCTCTTCCTAAATATCCATTACATTCACATGGCTTGATTCATACCCCGAAAGTGCTTGCTGATGTTGTTGAATCAACTATTGGAGCTGTTTACGTTGACAGCAGTTATTCAATTGATACTACATGGGAG GTAGCCAGCGATCTAATACAACCCATAATAACCCCGAGAATGCTTGAAAAACACCCCGTGAAGAAGCTCTACGAGATATGCCAACAACACAAGCTTGAAGTGAAACTAGTGGATCTATGGTCGAGAGATGGAACTTACAAAGTTTATGTCGACGGTAAACTTAGAGGGACAG TTTTTGTATTAAGCTATGGATTCCATTCTTGGATTTTCACGGCCCAAGGGGACGACTTCATCGAGTTGTTTCTGAGACGCTTCACAATTTATTGGCGCACCAGACTTGCTCTCACCTGTCACGTGTCTTGCTTAGCCCTCGACCACAGGTTTTGTGTGACCTGGTCCCAGAGGAGGTTTTATTGA
- the LOC121805198 gene encoding uncharacterized protein LOC121805198, which translates to MMVVQVKNGGWPFSAPSPLPKPGRFQLLAQASIPSRTQRIMEKLPMSGEVGGAGGAYSYNALKRLDNLWTSICSASSVVQEPQQVVSNVPGLFRESEMPEKCGDVFDVVVCGGTLGVFIAAALSSRSLRVGIVEKGVLKGREQEWNISRKELLELAEVGVLTEDDIDCVVAASFNPNRCGFEGKGEIWVDDILNLGISPSKLIEIARKRFEFLGGVVLEGCSVSNISIYEDAAVLQLSDGRILSSRLIIDAMGNFSPVVRQIRRGRKPDGVCLVVGSCCRGIKENTTSDVIFSSASAKNVGKSVAQYFWEAFPAGSGPLDRTTYMFTYLNPEPGSPLLEELLEDYWELMPKYQNVSLDDLEVLRVIYGIFPTYRDSPLPAAFDRVLQFGDASGIQSPVSFGGFGSLTRHLGRLSAGIHEAINNDLLDSKSLSLLNPYMPNLSSSWLFQRAMSAKRHSNVSPTFINELLYANFASMEKLGDPVLRPFLQDVIQFGPLVKTLGLVMLSRPQILPSIFEQVGIPVLLDWLGHFVMLGSYTFLSCYVDPLIRPLLKRFPARMGYEWNQKLEAWKYGSGLDYEN; encoded by the exons ATGATGGTGGTGCAGGTGAAAAATGGAGGCTGGCCTTTTTCAGCTCCTTCTCCGCTCCCAAAACCTGGGAGATTTCAGCTACTAGCCCAAGCTTCTATTCCTTCAAGAACCCAA aGGATAATGGAGAAATTGCCAATGAGTGGGGAAGTTGGTGGTGCTGGTGGTGCATATTCATACAATGCTTTAAAAAGATTGGATAATTTGTGGACTAGCATTTGCTCTGCTTCATCAG tTGTGCAAGAACCTCAGCAAGTAGTTTCCAATGTTCCTGGTCTGTTTCGAGAATCGGAGATGCCTGAGAAGTGTGGTGATGTGTTTGATGTGGTAGTTTGTGGTGGTACATTGGGGGTTTTCATTGCTGCTGCTTTGAGCTCTAGAAGCCTTCGTGTTGGGATTGTCGAGAAGGGTGTACTCAAAGGG AGAGAGCAAGAATGGAATATATCCAGAAAAGAGCTTTTGGAACTTGCTGAAGTCGGTGTTCTAACAGAAGACGACATTGATTGTGTTGTTGCAGCTAGTTTCAATCCC AACAGGTGTGGATTCGAAGGGAAAGGCGAGATTTGGGTTGATGACATTCTCAATCTTGGTATTTC GCCTTCCAAGCTCATAGAAATCGCAAGAAAACGGTTTGAATTCCTTGGTGGTGTCGTATTGGAGGGTTGCAGTGTATCTAACATATCAATCTACGAGGATGCAGCT GTGTTACAACTATCGGATGGAAGGATTTTATCTTCACGTCTCATTATCGATGCAATGGGAAATTTTTCTCCTGTTGTTAGACAA ATTAGACGAGGAAGGAAACCGGATGGCGTCTGCCTAGTGGTCGGCTCTTGTTGCCGTGGTATCAAAGAGAACACCACGAGTGATGTCATATTCAGCAGTGCTTCAGCGAAGAATGTTGGAAAGTCAGTAGCACAGTATTTCTGGGAG GCGTTTCCTGCTGGCTCGGGGCCTCTTGATCGAACCACGTATATGTTCACCTACCTCAACCCAGAACCCGGATCTCCCCTACTGGAAGAACTGCTCGAAGATTACTGGGAACTGATGCCAAAGTATCAA AATGTATCTCTTGATGATCTAGAGGTCTTGAGGGTGATATATGGCATTTTTCCTACTTATCGTGACAG CCCGTTGCCAGCTGCTTTTGATCGCGTTCTACAG TTCGGGGATGCAAGCGGCATACAGTCCCCCGTTTCGTTTGGAGGCTTCGGGAGCTTGACAAGGCACCTCGGAAGATTATCAGCAG GTATACATGAAGCAATCAACAATGATCTTCTTGATTCCAAGAGCTTATCGTTGCTAAATCCATACATG CCAAACTTGAGCTCGTCGTGGCTGTTTCAAAGAGCCATGTCCGCGAAAAGACACTCCAATGTTTCGCCTACTTTCATAAACGAGCTTCTATATGCCAATTTCGCGAGCATGGAG AAGCTAGGAGATCCGGTGCTTAGACCGTTTCTTCAG GATGTCATACAATTTGGCCCTCTTGTTAAGACATTAGGCCTAGTGATGCTATCTCGACCTCAAATCTTGCCATCGATTTTTGAGCAG GTTGGAATACCAGTGCTTCTTGACTGGTTGGGACACTTTGTGATGCTTGGATCCTACACATTCCTCTCTTGTTACGTCGACCCTTTGATTAG GCCATTGTTGAAGAGATTTCCAGCAAGAATGGGATATGAATGGAATCAGAAGCTTGAGGCTTGGAAGTATGGATCTGGTCTAGATTatgaaaattaa
- the LOC121803342 gene encoding chromatin remodeling protein EBS-like: MAKTKPGKKDVDSYTIKGTNKVVRPGDCVLMRPPDSDRPPYVARVEKIEADHRSNMKVRVRWYYRPEESIGGRRQFHSSKELFLSDHYDVQSAHTIEGKCIVHTFKNYTKLENVGTDDYFCRFEYKAATGSFTPDRVAVYCKCEMPYNPDDLMVQCEGCKDWFHPSCMGMTIEEAKKLDQFMCLDCSSDDDTKRSLNSFPVLPAAETKVEAKRRKR, translated from the exons ATGGCGAAGACGAAGCCGGGGAAAAAAGACGTTGATTCCTACACTATAAAAGGCACCAACAAAGTTGTTAGAC CTGGAGATTGTGTGTTGATGAGACCTCCTGATTCGGACAGGCCACCATATGTGGCACGAGTCGAAAAGATTGAGGCTGACCACAGGAGTAACATGAAAGTGCGGGTGAGGTGGTACTACCGCCCCGAGGAATCAATTGGAGGTCGGAGGCAGTTCCACAGTTCCAAGGAGCTATTCTTGTCGGACCACTATGATGTACAAAGTGCTCACACCATTGAAGGAAAGTGCATTGTGCATACGTTTAAGAACTACACCAAACTAGAGAATGTGGGAACGGACGATTACTTTTGCAGATTTGAGTATAAGGCTGCTACTGGAAGCTTCACTCCCGACCGTGTTGCTGT ATATTGCAAGTGTGAGATGCCTTATAATCCAGACGATCTCATGGTGCAATGTGAAGGATGTAAAGACTG GTTTCATCCTTCTTGTATGGGCATGACTATTGAAGAGGCAAAGAAGCTGGATCAGTTCATGTGCTTGGATTGTTCATCCGACGATGATACCAAAAGGTCTTTGAACTCATTTCCTGTATTGCCAGCTGCTGAGACAAAG GTGGAGGCGAAGCGAAGAAAGAGGTGA